In Streptomyces capitiformicae, one genomic interval encodes:
- a CDS encoding TIGR03089 family protein, with translation MNATDRTPADLLRSALAADPARPLVTFYDDATGERVELSVATFANWVAKTANLLQGELSAEPGDRVALLLPAHWQTAVWLLACSSVGVVADVAGDPGAADIVVSGPDTLEAARACSGERVALALRPLGGRFPQTPAGFVDYAVEVPSQGDRFVPYAPVDPEGAALIVAGREFSGAEVVERARDEAGSLGLTGPGSRLLSGLGYDTWEGVAAGLYGPLATGGSVVLCRNLGLLGEDALAKRIESERVSAVAR, from the coding sequence GTGAACGCCACCGACCGCACCCCTGCCGACCTGCTGCGATCCGCGCTCGCCGCGGATCCCGCGCGCCCTCTGGTGACCTTCTACGACGACGCCACGGGAGAACGTGTCGAATTGTCCGTGGCCACCTTCGCCAATTGGGTGGCCAAGACCGCGAATCTGCTCCAGGGCGAGCTGTCCGCGGAGCCGGGTGACCGGGTCGCGCTGCTGCTGCCCGCCCACTGGCAGACGGCGGTGTGGCTGCTCGCGTGTTCCTCGGTGGGGGTAGTCGCCGATGTCGCCGGGGATCCCGGTGCCGCCGACATCGTGGTGAGTGGACCGGACACGCTGGAGGCGGCGCGGGCGTGTTCCGGAGAGCGGGTCGCTCTCGCGTTGCGGCCGCTCGGGGGGCGGTTCCCGCAGACTCCGGCGGGGTTCGTCGACTACGCCGTCGAGGTGCCGTCACAGGGGGACCGGTTCGTTCCGTACGCGCCGGTCGATCCCGAGGGGGCCGCGCTGATCGTGGCCGGGCGGGAGTTCAGCGGGGCGGAGGTTGTCGAGCGGGCCCGGGACGAGGCGGGCAGCCTCGGGCTGACCGGGCCGGGGTCGCGGTTGTTGTCGGGGCTGGGGTACGACACGTGGGAGGGGGTGGCCGCGGGGTTGTACGGGCCGCTCGCGACCGGGGGGTCCGTGGTGTTGTGTCGGAACCTTGGGCTGCTGGGTGAGGATGCGCTGGCCAAGCGGATCGAGAGTGAGCGGGTTTCGGCTGTCGCGCGGTGA
- a CDS encoding LCP family protein, which translates to MDDVGGRTRVLGPGAGASPTGHGLIRRRRRRWVWWTALGVVTFVVGAAGVGWVAYEKLDGNITSDTAAADELARFERERPTALVRDAQNILLIGSDSRSGDENAKYGRDSGTERSDTTILLHLAADRRSATAVSLPRDLMVDVPSCRRADGSRTEPVFTMFNRAFQNGGSACTVRTVEKLTDIRVDHHVVVDFGGFKEMVDAVNGVEVCLAEPIHDKAAKLRLPAGKVKLDGEQALGYVRARKSLGDGSDTERMDRQQRFLAALATKVRGNDVLLNPVKLYPVLDAATSSLTTDPGLASLRGLYDLVRGMRTIPMEKVQFLTVPRKSYTHDVNRDELVEPAAQMLFDRLRSDAPVAVARELPEGMAEGMTEGQSEALAGGPSLMSSVTPDPMPTFRGSTAADDACG; encoded by the coding sequence GTGGACGACGTCGGAGGCAGGACGCGTGTGCTCGGACCCGGTGCGGGAGCTTCTCCCACCGGGCACGGGCTCATACGTCGTCGCCGGCGGCGGTGGGTGTGGTGGACGGCATTGGGGGTGGTGACCTTCGTCGTGGGGGCGGCGGGGGTCGGGTGGGTCGCGTACGAGAAGCTGGACGGGAACATCACGTCGGACACGGCGGCGGCGGACGAGCTGGCGCGGTTCGAGCGGGAGCGGCCGACGGCGTTGGTGCGGGACGCCCAGAACATCCTGTTGATCGGGTCGGACTCGCGGTCGGGCGACGAGAACGCCAAGTACGGGCGGGATTCCGGTACCGAACGGTCGGACACGACCATCCTGTTGCATCTGGCCGCCGATCGGCGGAGCGCGACCGCCGTGTCGTTGCCGCGGGATCTGATGGTCGACGTGCCGAGTTGCCGGCGGGCGGACGGGAGCCGGACCGAGCCCGTGTTCACGATGTTCAACCGCGCCTTCCAGAACGGGGGTTCGGCCTGCACCGTCCGCACGGTCGAGAAACTGACCGACATCCGCGTCGATCACCACGTGGTCGTGGACTTCGGCGGTTTCAAGGAGATGGTCGACGCCGTGAACGGCGTGGAGGTGTGCCTGGCGGAGCCGATCCACGACAAGGCGGCAAAACTGCGGCTGCCGGCGGGCAAGGTGAAACTCGACGGCGAGCAGGCGCTCGGATATGTACGGGCCCGGAAGTCACTGGGCGACGGCAGCGACACCGAGCGGATGGACCGGCAGCAGCGGTTCCTGGCGGCGCTGGCCACGAAGGTGCGCGGCAACGACGTACTGCTGAACCCGGTGAAGCTGTACCCGGTGCTCGACGCGGCCACGTCGTCGCTCACCACGGACCCGGGGCTGGCGAGTCTGCGGGGGCTCTACGACCTCGTACGTGGAATGCGCACGATACCCATGGAAAAGGTGCAATTCCTTACTGTCCCCCGGAAGTCGTATACACATGACGTGAATCGGGATGAACTCGTGGAGCCGGCGGCGCAGATGCTTTTCGACCGGTTGCGTTCCGACGCCCCGGTCGCGGTGGCACGGGAACTGCCCGAGGGGATGGCGGAAGGGATGACGGAGGGGCAATCGGAGGCGCTCGCGGGAGGGCCCTCTCTCATGTCGTCCGTCACTCCCGATCCGATGCCCACTTTTCGCGGAAGTACGGCCGCCGATGATGCCTGTGGATGA
- a CDS encoding LCP family protein yields MDAQGRGRADDIDPADQWVLNPNTGEYELRLTPSAAQSGVPRPRSATPATAGARAAGRPARAATLPGTRDVPDVVPGPRRRRGAPAEEEPLPGRRGGRGRTKPKKSTGKRILVWTGGTLAFLLVGVSAAGYLYYQHLNSNINKISNDGAGTGGFSKDRAINLLVIGTDKRTGEGNEKYGDSGSVGHADTTILLHVSKDRTNATAMSIPRDMVVDIPDCPTKQEDGSTKIIKGTDDVRFNTSLGQDDRTPSCTMRTVTELTGIKLDHFMVADFNAVKTLSTAIGGVEVCLAKPIKDSKSKLNLSKGKHTIEGEQALAFLRTRYSVGFGSDLSRIELQQQFLSSMIRQMKSEDTLTDPTKVLNLAEAATSALSVDDQISDIKKLASLGQEVGKVKTKNISFTTVPVVDNTDGATVLPTPGKAEQLFETIKNDISLTEVKKQAKQKQAAKLKGTRADASEVRVNVYNGGAPAGSAQETLNWLQNDVGVTKSSQLGNADKTLSKTTLAYDPDQADQARKLADLMGLSASALKPGEGNSEETSQGVSAMVLTLGKDFKGAGVSLSGSSAANLDVDKSTADKEKCAS; encoded by the coding sequence GTGGACGCGCAAGGCCGTGGGCGGGCGGACGACATCGACCCCGCAGACCAGTGGGTACTCAACCCGAACACCGGTGAATACGAACTGCGACTGACCCCTTCCGCAGCGCAATCGGGGGTGCCGAGGCCGCGCAGTGCCACTCCCGCGACGGCGGGCGCGAGAGCGGCAGGACGGCCCGCTCGCGCCGCGACGCTTCCGGGCACCCGGGACGTCCCCGACGTGGTCCCCGGGCCGCGCCGTCGGCGGGGCGCCCCGGCGGAGGAGGAGCCGCTGCCGGGCCGGCGCGGCGGCCGGGGCCGTACGAAGCCCAAGAAGTCCACAGGCAAACGCATACTGGTGTGGACCGGCGGCACGCTGGCGTTCCTGCTGGTCGGGGTGAGCGCGGCGGGCTACCTCTACTACCAGCACCTCAACAGCAACATCAACAAGATCTCGAACGACGGGGCAGGCACCGGCGGCTTCAGCAAGGACCGCGCGATCAACCTCCTGGTGATCGGCACCGACAAGCGCACCGGTGAGGGCAACGAGAAGTACGGCGACTCCGGCAGCGTCGGCCACGCGGACACCACGATCCTGCTGCACGTCTCCAAGGACCGTACGAACGCGACCGCGATGAGCATCCCGCGCGACATGGTCGTGGACATCCCGGACTGTCCCACCAAGCAGGAGGACGGCTCCACGAAGATCATCAAGGGCACGGACGACGTGCGGTTCAACACGAGCCTCGGCCAGGACGACCGTACGCCGAGCTGCACGATGCGGACCGTCACCGAGCTGACCGGGATCAAGCTCGACCACTTCATGGTGGCGGACTTCAACGCGGTGAAGACGCTCTCCACGGCCATCGGCGGTGTCGAGGTCTGTCTGGCGAAGCCCATCAAGGACAGCAAGTCCAAGCTGAACCTCTCCAAGGGCAAGCACACCATCGAGGGCGAGCAGGCGCTGGCGTTCCTGCGCACCCGCTACAGCGTGGGCTTCGGCAGCGACCTGAGCCGGATCGAGCTGCAGCAGCAGTTCCTCAGCTCGATGATCCGCCAGATGAAGTCCGAGGACACGCTCACTGACCCGACGAAGGTGCTGAACCTCGCGGAGGCGGCCACCAGCGCACTGTCCGTCGACGACCAGATCTCCGACATCAAGAAGCTGGCCTCGCTCGGCCAGGAGGTCGGCAAGGTCAAGACGAAGAACATCTCGTTCACGACGGTGCCGGTGGTCGACAACACCGACGGCGCGACCGTGCTGCCCACGCCGGGCAAGGCCGAGCAGCTCTTCGAGACCATCAAGAACGACATCTCCCTCACCGAGGTGAAGAAGCAGGCCAAGCAGAAGCAGGCAGCGAAGCTCAAGGGCACGCGCGCCGACGCCTCCGAGGTGCGGGTCAACGTCTACAACGGTGGCGCACCCGCGGGCAGCGCACAGGAGACGCTCAACTGGCTGCAGAATGATGTCGGCGTGACCAAGTCGAGCCAGCTCGGCAACGCCGACAAGACGTTGTCGAAGACGACCCTCGCGTACGACCCCGACCAGGCCGACCAGGCGCGCAAGCTGGCCGACCTGATGGGGCTGTCCGCGTCCGCGCTGAAGCCCGGCGAGGGCAACAGCGAGGAGACCTCCCAGGGGGTGTCCGCGATGGTGCTGACCCTGGGCAAGGACTTCAAGGGCGCCGGTGTGTCGCTGAGCGGATCGTCGGCGGCGAACCTGGACGTCGACAAGAGCACCGCGGACAAGGAAAAGTGCGCCAGTTGA
- a CDS encoding LCP family protein, translated as MVRSDVRGDGGQPRVEESASDEAGPGREGGSNDDEGAGARIPEQHGRDGDEKGDKKGGDGDGDGHKRAGAPGRPRRRRVLRWSAMVLAVVILGTAAAGYLYYEHLNSNIKKEKLNLGDTKIAEPTPNAFGQTPLNILLIGSDARDTKENQELGGAKETFGSTPLADVQMLLHLSADRSNMSVISMPRDTLLEIPKCTDPDTGEVYEASHGRVMTNESLGRGGPGCTVATWQELTGIHIDHFMMVDFAGVVSMADAIGGVPVCVTDNIYSHTSTGKGSGLKLEKGTTYIQGKQALQWLRTRYGFEDGSDIARAKAQHMYMNAMVRELRENATITNPNKLRMLAEEATQALTVDEGLGTVTRLYDLSTELRKVEPARITMTTMPYTYVGARVVPKEGDAEKLFRLVREDIALDGKDKKKTSAPTADETSHDPAAEKGEIGVLVQNGTMTSTLGPVSGRASTISGLLVEEGFAKASSDATTATAEDKTVVRYPSAELEGDAQAVAEALGIPLSQVERSTNVSGVTLVVGADWREGTEYKAAAAEKADDTTPESADVLNGANKKACMEVDPDFTW; from the coding sequence ATGGTACGGAGCGACGTGCGCGGGGACGGGGGGCAGCCGCGCGTCGAAGAGTCCGCGTCCGACGAGGCGGGTCCGGGCCGGGAGGGCGGCTCGAACGACGACGAGGGCGCGGGCGCCAGAATCCCGGAGCAGCACGGGCGGGACGGCGACGAGAAGGGCGACAAAAAAGGCGGCGACGGGGACGGCGATGGGCACAAGCGCGCCGGTGCCCCCGGCCGGCCTCGCCGCCGGCGGGTTCTGCGCTGGTCGGCGATGGTTCTGGCGGTCGTGATACTCGGCACGGCGGCGGCCGGCTATCTCTACTACGAGCACCTCAACAGCAACATCAAGAAGGAGAAGCTGAACCTCGGCGACACGAAGATCGCCGAGCCGACCCCCAACGCCTTCGGTCAGACCCCGCTGAACATCCTCCTCATCGGCTCCGACGCGCGGGACACCAAGGAGAACCAGGAACTCGGCGGCGCCAAGGAGACCTTCGGCTCCACCCCGCTCGCCGATGTCCAGATGCTGCTGCACCTGTCGGCCGACCGCTCCAACATGTCGGTGATCAGCATGCCCCGCGACACCCTGCTGGAGATCCCCAAGTGCACGGACCCCGACACCGGTGAGGTGTACGAGGCGTCGCACGGCCGGGTCATGACGAACGAGTCGCTGGGCCGCGGCGGCCCCGGCTGCACGGTCGCCACCTGGCAGGAGCTGACCGGGATCCACATCGACCACTTCATGATGGTCGACTTCGCGGGTGTGGTGTCGATGGCCGACGCGATCGGCGGCGTGCCGGTGTGTGTGACCGACAACATCTACTCGCACACCAGCACGGGCAAGGGCTCGGGGCTGAAGCTGGAGAAGGGCACCACGTACATCCAGGGCAAGCAGGCCCTGCAGTGGCTGCGCACCCGGTACGGCTTCGAGGACGGCAGCGACATCGCGCGCGCCAAGGCGCAGCACATGTACATGAACGCGATGGTCCGCGAGCTGCGCGAGAACGCCACGATCACCAACCCGAACAAGCTGCGCATGCTCGCCGAGGAGGCCACGCAGGCGCTCACCGTCGACGAGGGCCTCGGCACGGTGACGAGGCTGTACGACCTCAGCACGGAGCTGCGCAAGGTCGAGCCGGCCCGGATCACGATGACGACGATGCCGTACACCTATGTGGGCGCGCGTGTGGTGCCCAAGGAAGGTGACGCGGAGAAGCTGTTCCGGCTGGTGCGCGAGGACATCGCGCTCGACGGCAAGGACAAGAAGAAGACGTCGGCGCCGACCGCGGACGAGACCTCCCACGACCCGGCCGCGGAGAAGGGCGAGATCGGCGTTCTCGTGCAGAACGGCACCATGACGTCCACGCTCGGTCCGGTGAGCGGGCGCGCGAGCACCATCTCCGGGCTGCTCGTCGAGGAGGGCTTCGCCAAGGCCTCGTCCGACGCGACCACCGCGACCGCCGAGGACAAGACGGTCGTGCGCTACCCGAGCGCCGAGTTGGAAGGCGACGCCCAGGCGGTCGCCGAGGCCCTCGGCATCCCGCTGAGCCAGGTGGAGAGGTCCACGAATGTCAGCGGGGTCACGCTGGTCGTGGGTGCCGACTGGCGGGAGGGAACGGAGTACAAGGCCGCCGCAGCCGAGAAGGCGGACGACACGACTCCGGAGTCGGCGGACGTCCTGAACGGTGCGAACAAGAAGGCCTGTATGGAGGTCGACCCGGACTTCACCTGGTAG